A genomic region of Arachis hypogaea cultivar Tifrunner chromosome 5, arahy.Tifrunner.gnm2.J5K5, whole genome shotgun sequence contains the following coding sequences:
- the LOC112801920 gene encoding uncharacterized protein: MSEEYYNSKKTDDFCGDVTAQGTRAALSLSRIRCILRGLDFKTYMFLFVVVPISIFFLYLHGQKISYFLRPLWESPPKPFHEIPHYYHENVSMENLCRLHGWRIRESPRRVFDAVLFSNEVEMLTIRWKEMYPYVSHYVILESNSTFTGLPKPLVFASNRNNFKFVESRLTYGKIGGRFKKGENPFVEEAYQRVALDRLLKIAGIEDDDLLIMSDVDEIPSAHTINLLRWCDDIPPILHLQMRNYLYSFEFFLDDKSWRASVHRYQSGKTHYAHYRQSDVLLSDAGWHCSFCFRRISEFIFKMKAYSHNDRVRFPHYLNPNRIQNVICEGSDLFDMIPEEYTFKEIIGKLGPIPHSYSAVHLPSYLLNNAEKYKFLLPGNCKRDGG; encoded by the coding sequence GGAACTCGAGCAGCATTGAGCTTGTCAAGAATCCGGTGTATTTTGAGAGGATTGGACTTCAAGACTTACATGTTCTTGTTTGTGGTTGTCCCAATTAGTATCTTCTTTCTGTATTTGCATGGCCAGAAAATATCCTATTTTCTGAGACCACTCTGGGAATCGCCACCGAAGCCTTTCCATGAAATCCCTCACTACTATCATGAGAATGTATCAATGGAGAATTTGTGCAGACTTCATGGCTGGAGGATCCGCGAATCGCCGAGGCGAGTTTTCGATGCAGTTTTGTTTAGCAATGAAGTTGAGATGCTTACTATCCGGTGGAAAGAAATGTATCCATATGTGTCACATTATGTGATCCTCGAGTCGAACTCAACGTTCACAGGATTGCCTAAACCTTTGGTTTTTGCAAGCAACAGGAACAATTTCAAGTTTGTCGAGTCTCGACTAACGTATGGGAAGATTGGAGGAAGGTTCAAGAAGGGAGAAAATCCTTTTGTTGAAGAGGCCTATCAAAGAGTTGCATTGGACCGGCTTCTGAAGATTGCAGGAATCGAAGACGACGACCTCTTGATCATGTCTGATGTCGACGAGATTCCAAGTGCCCACACAATTAATCTCTTAAGGTGGTGTGATGACATCCCTCCgattcttcatcttcaaatgaGGAACTACTTGTACTCCTTCGAGTTCTTTCTCGATGACAAAAGTTGGAGAGCCTCAGTTCATAGATACCAGTCCGGAAAGACACACTACGCCCACTATAGGCAATCTGATGTGCTGTTGTCAGATGCAGGCTGGCATTGTAGCTTCTGTTTCCGCCGCATAAGCGAATTCATATTCAAGATGAAGGCATACAGCCATAATGATCGGGTGAGGTTTCCTCATTACTTGAACCCAAACAGGATTCAGAATGTGATATGCGAAGGATCTGACCTATTTGACATGATTCCCGAAGAGTATACATTTAAGGAGATTATTGGGAAGTTGGGGCCTATTCCTCATTCTTATTCAGCAGTACATCTTCCTTCATATTTGTTGAACAATGCTGAAAAGTACAAGTTCCTTTTGCCAGGTAATTGCAAAAGAGACGGTGGCTGA
- the LOC112801919 gene encoding CRM-domain containing factor CFM9, mitochondrial, translated as MFAARNLQKHCFKSLPSLLQLHPNLYKNAVTLEHAQLHISTNIIQVQPHDEVTSKYSSFKTFNLLNGSSRAMSTKGRSMRSKVERRMQKESGKTLREIRRAKKLKKKLMTEEERLIYNLKRAKKKVALLLQKLKKYELPDLPPPRHDPELLTPEQLQAFKKIGFKNKNYVPVGVRGVFGGVVQNMHMHWKFHETVQVCCDNFPKEKIKEMASMLARLSGGIVINVHNVKTIIMFRGRNYRQPKNLIPVNTLTKRKALFKARFEQALESQKLNIKKLEQQLRRMGVNPEDPAAMASIQRVASTFFNAIDKKEGSPYVFKEGKASLIEPPESLEEPEPADDSDQEELDRFIAEIEDAADKEYEAEEAKENEEMGRIRYWNREEYSGRFRRLDASRNDDYDNEGRGSRVRQKTHSKHRVTDSEDEDNTHSDDNSVDDWQSSNISDASDLDGDSDSYGRLEARPRFKGNRVDRGKQNNTGAYSSRTRESSNRQSEGKFKRNIATEDSESESMFSDVENAMWESDGEENDTARQFGEDYKSRSSDDE; from the exons ATGTTTGCTGCTAGGAATCTGCAGAAGCATTGCTTCAAGTCGCTACCCTCTCTCCTTCAACTTCATCCCAATCTCTACAA AAATGCTGTAACTTTAGAACATGCACAGCTGCACATATCAACCAACATTATTCAAGTTCAACCACATGATGAAGTTACTTCGAAGTATTCATCTTTTAAGACATTCAATCTTTTGAATGGATCATCGCGGGCAATGTCAACGAAAGGAAGGAGTATGAGAAGCAAGGTGGAAAGGCGAATGCAGAAGGAGTCTGGTAAAACATTAAGGGAGATTCGGAGAGCTAAGAAACTGAAGAAGAAACTAATGACTGAGGAGGAGAGGCTCATTTACAATCTCAAAAGG GCCAAGAAAAAAGTGGCATTGCTACTACAAAAGCTCAAGAAATATGAACTACCGGACCTGCCTCCCCCCCGGCATGATCCAGAGCTCTTAACACCTGAACAGCTTCAGGCATTTAAAAAAATTGGATTCAAGAATAAGAATTATGTTCCAGTTGGTGTCCGTGGAGTCTTTGGAGGAGTTGTTCAAAATATGCACATGCATTGGAAGTTTCATGAGACTGTGCAAGTTTGTTGCGACAACTTTCCCAAGGAAAAAATCAAAGAGATGGCCTCAATGCTGGCAAGATTGAGTGGTGGGATTGTGATTAATGTTCACAATGTGAAAACAATCATCATGTTCCGTGGTAGAAATTATCGTCAACCTAAAAATTTAATACCTGTTAACACCCTTACAAAGAGGAAG GCTCTATTCAAGGCAAGATTTGAGCAAGCTCTCGAATCTCAGAAGTTAAACATAAAGAAATTAGAACAGCAGCTCCGGCGGATGGGAGTAAATCCCGAGGATCCGGCTGCCATGGCTAGCATCCAGAGAGTTGCTTCCACGTTTTTCAATGCCATTGACAAGAAAGAGGGAAGCCCTTATGTCTTCAAAGAAGGCAAGGCATCACTAATTGAGCCTCCCGAAAGTTTGGAAGAGCCGGAGCCTGCCGATGATAGTGATCAAGAAGAGTTAGATCGGTTCATTGCTGAGATAGAGGATGCAGCAGATAAAGAATACGAAGCTGAAGAAGCGAAAGAGAATGAAGAGATGGGCAGGATTAGATATTGGAACAGAGAAGAGTATAGTGGGAGATTCAGAAGATTGGATGCTTCTAGAAATGATGACTATGACAATGAGGGTAGAGGCTCAAGGGTTCGGCAGAAAACACATTCCAAGCATCGAGTCACTGATAGTGAAGATGAAGACAACACTCATTCTGATGACAACAGCGTTGATGATTGGCAATCAAGTAATATCTCTGATGCTAGTGATCTCGACGGAGATTCTGACTCTTACGGCCGGTTAGAAGCTAGGCCTAGGTTCAAGGGAAACAGGGTAGATAGAGGGAAGCAGAATAATACCGGTGCATATAGCTCCAGAACTAGAGAAAGCTCAAATAGGCAGAGTGAGGGTAAATTTAAGAGGAATATAGCCACAGAAGATTCTGAATCAGAAAGTATGTTCAGTGATGTCGAGAATGCAATGTGGGAGTCCGACGGGGAAGAAAACGACACGGCAAGACAGTTCGGGGAAGACTACAAGAGCCGCAGCAGTGACGATGAGTAA